One genomic segment of Paenibacillus sp. FSL H8-0332 includes these proteins:
- a CDS encoding DUF4317 family protein: MIKKEAAHIRKQFKMDHDQLNLYDILNVYIMKETNEIYHFERQPFAMLEREKQELYMSNFRKLLTGELDQKLFELKFLEEAEEPSQVMLHQGLITGDPEEWQDLMLMLVDKMLVDAKYEKDAVITFVRGQYFRPTKARNDEAEQTGKDEVFAHPFILCSVNSTEQQRKTLLFDYVEREFKYNIMVDPIIKLSTPEQGFFYPSVTDNYSDINRVLYCTGSANNPNPQFIEQVLNAERSVTALEERSIFEDIVKEVAGEQIDVATIAQVYEEIHQVIEDNAEEEEPPRLDYRDVERVLKASGVEDVTAEKVERAFETIVDNKHYELKASSVIPKFTSKSIKIDTKVASITISPQDLRYVRQVNYQGKRCIMIEIDEDAVIEGFTLLTENLS; this comes from the coding sequence ATGATTAAGAAAGAAGCCGCACATATACGCAAGCAGTTCAAGATGGACCATGATCAGCTGAATCTGTACGATATTCTGAATGTCTATATTATGAAAGAAACGAATGAAATCTACCACTTCGAACGCCAGCCGTTCGCCATGCTGGAACGCGAGAAGCAGGAGCTGTATATGAGCAACTTCCGGAAGCTGCTGACGGGCGAGCTGGATCAAAAGCTGTTCGAGCTGAAGTTCCTGGAGGAGGCGGAGGAGCCGTCCCAAGTGATGCTGCACCAGGGGCTGATAACCGGTGACCCGGAGGAGTGGCAGGACCTGATGCTCATGCTGGTGGACAAAATGCTGGTGGATGCCAAGTATGAGAAGGATGCGGTCATCACCTTCGTGCGGGGGCAATACTTCCGGCCGACTAAGGCGCGTAATGACGAAGCAGAGCAGACCGGGAAGGACGAGGTATTCGCGCATCCGTTCATTTTGTGCAGCGTGAATTCGACGGAACAGCAGCGTAAGACGCTCTTGTTCGATTATGTGGAGCGGGAGTTCAAATATAATATCATGGTTGATCCGATCATCAAGCTCAGCACGCCAGAGCAAGGTTTTTTCTACCCGAGTGTGACCGACAACTATTCGGATATCAACCGTGTGCTGTACTGCACGGGAAGCGCGAATAATCCGAACCCGCAGTTTATCGAGCAGGTGCTGAATGCGGAGCGGTCGGTGACGGCGCTGGAGGAACGGTCTATTTTTGAAGATATTGTGAAGGAAGTGGCGGGCGAACAGATCGATGTGGCGACGATTGCCCAGGTGTACGAGGAGATTCATCAGGTGATTGAAGACAACGCGGAAGAGGAAGAACCGCCGAGACTCGATTACCGTGATGTGGAGCGTGTGCTGAAGGCCAGCGGCGTGGAGGATGTGACGGCGGAGAAGGTAGAGCGCGCGTTCGAGACCATCGTGGACAATAAGCACTATGAGCTGAAGGCCAGCAGCGTCATCCCGAAGTTCACCTCCAAGTCGATCAAGATCGACACGAAGGTTGCATCCATCACGATCAGCCCGCAGGACCTGAGATATGTGCGGCAGGTGAATTACCAGGGCAAGCGCTGCATCATGATTGAGATTGATGAAGATGCGGTGATTGAAGGATTTACGCTGCTGACAGAGAACTTATCCTAA
- a CDS encoding DUF4304 domain-containing protein, whose translation MNELLNMKELFTQIIKQDVKPFFSERGYRTKDLNFYKTEGQLSYKINIQKFKYNTHKELSFYVNYSLNSEELAQYRPASSLGLPHFYVRIRNIVPAAPERYFLTPEVDVDKFTADLLLHLDQGLQFMYTLTDARAIIEYYMPKIALHLSEETFGFLLDTGDTETAEQYLKQLQAKYGAEKRWAILEKKYAAVWEKYGSSS comes from the coding sequence ATGAATGAATTATTAAATATGAAGGAATTGTTCACGCAGATCATCAAGCAGGACGTCAAACCTTTTTTCTCCGAACGGGGTTATCGCACAAAGGATCTGAATTTCTACAAAACAGAAGGCCAACTCAGCTATAAAATCAATATCCAGAAATTCAAGTACAATACACACAAGGAACTCAGCTTCTATGTGAATTACAGCCTTAATTCCGAAGAGCTTGCGCAATATAGGCCTGCTTCGTCTCTGGGCTTGCCTCACTTCTATGTCCGGATCAGGAACATCGTCCCCGCCGCCCCTGAACGCTACTTCCTGACTCCGGAGGTAGATGTGGACAAGTTCACGGCAGACCTGCTGCTCCACTTGGATCAGGGGCTCCAATTCATGTATACCCTAACCGATGCCAGGGCCATTATTGAATACTATATGCCGAAGATAGCACTGCATTTAAGTGAGGAGACCTTCGGGTTCCTGCTGGATACAGGGGATACAGAGACTGCGGAGCAATACCTGAAGCAGCTCCAAGCGAAATACGGCGCCGAGAAGCGCTGGGCGATCTTGGAGAAGAAGTATGCAGCGGTCTGGGAGAAATACGGAAGCTCTTCCTAG
- a CDS encoding S-layer homology domain-containing protein encodes MFKKLGKIGLAVVLVIGLLPMMSLRAYAAVPSFNEAADFVIEPPVTYSAGKNLADAQGLQDGSTAVLLNSFVYQGNSYTASNFLRVFNSAGTLITDVNLGNLMDTYYKMTYVSMLALNNGNLLIMYSKSDSGQNNLQLGTVTESTPNAYFMVLDKNGQKVTGQTRLNTFSAASLPQLTRFVSAAELSNGDIAFSWQRNDNKSTVTRVFTAAGVPVSSETLLVDANASMSYVAAGDGVYMAAYNSGPSNDNIFLQLFNNSGTSITTINIGARTNEKQLYLSTLSNGNFMFSQYSWQTGITSVSLYDNAGVSQGGFTVNGSLGVASAAVYKKGALPGFVTVSTDAASNQAINDAYNYGTEWAGTQYAYLNYYDNDGTLLYTTDQPVDSAPAVFQGYNEDSWMFDVEYSPKFAVYPAFGDKIVFITTDNTDATHFRITGKLFNREVLTPVVLQSAVADGVPGTTTSTKIDLTFDAALTGLTADDITITAGTGSAVKGSLSGSGTAWSLALTSVTGEGDVSVAVNSPSGYTVSGSPLTATVSLFKPAPEPTPAAVIDYTAEQLSGLTANGKYTVNGTAVTATAAGTLVLEQSWLGESLSIVKQGNASTTVDSAAQVLSIPSRPATPTGVTATDEMGIEANNGTLTNVTAAMEYKQGALGTWTDVTGTTVTGLAPGTYEVRVKRTASSFASEAHSVTVNAYVPTAETTPAAVIDYGAEQLGGLTANGKYTVNGTAVTATAAGTLALEQSWLGESLSIVKQGNATTTVDSAAQMLSIPSRPATPTGVTATDEMGIEANNGTLTNVTAAMEYKQGALGTWTDVTDTTVTGLAPGTYEVRVKRTASSFASEAHSVTVNAYVPMVETIPAAVIDYGAEQLSGLMANGLYTVNGTLSIYADAAGKLALDSSWLGTSLSLVKQGNASTTIDSAAQTVSIPVRPAAPAGVAATDETAINAKNGTLTNVTAAMEYKQGAAGVWMDVTGTTVTGLAPGTYYVQTKATLTAFASEAQSVNVVAYVAIPEAIPAAVIDYEAEQLSGLTANGMYTLNGTLTVTVDADGKLALDNGWLGSSLSLVKQGNASTTIDSAAQTLTIPARPAAPAGMAATDETAINAKNGTITNVTTAMEYKKGSAGAWTDVTGTSVSGLVPDTYYVRTKGTVTAFASEAQAVTVNAYVPILEATPTAVIDYEAEQLSGLTANGTYTVNGSLTVTADVDGKLALDNSWLGSSLSLVKQGNASTTIDSAAQTVTIPARPAAPAGVASTDETAIHAKDGTLTNVTTAMEYKKGTASAWTDVPGTTVTGLAPGIYDVRTKATATAFSSAAVEVTVTSFASEAEVTPAAVIDYAAERLTGLIPEGVYTVNGMAVTAATDGTLLLDSSWLGTTLIIVKTGDGVTTTDSETQVLSIPARQAAPVGVSVTDVTYNGANDGTLQNLTVQMEYQIGDTEAWTEVTDTSITGLAPGTYYVRVKATSTDFASAIAQVTVHDSDAVIPAAPEVVADDLNNTIIGLNTSMEFSVDDGPFVRYDGTNLPDLSGEHTVKVRVAASGSLPAGPATTLTFTTNVLVPAGDLAVSASDPSGAESNGYTQIKVTPAPADGHKLLYKNFGAGSIIVPNVGDLLSGYTLVGSEGLIPAADGDTLGIAEVDAEGRVVKYGSVIAVVTMTTPVTPTPEPVSPGSGNNPSPGTPSGNPSSTVTDVIVLVNGKEENAGKATTTTSGNLRTTTIAVDPVRLQAKLDAEGNGAVVTIPMMLDSNVIVGELSGQMIKNMENVAATLVLQTSKGSYTLPASEINIGALAARLGNGTKLEDITLRITIGDASAAMNQLVTAAASRGGLTLAAPALDFIVTASSGTSTVELNRFNAYVSRTVALPQGINPNRLTTGIVVDPDGTVRHVPTRIILKDGNYYAEINSLTNSTYSVVWHPLTFADVEKHWAKNAVNDMGSRLVINGVNESAFNPNADITRAEFAAIIVRGLGLKLGEETAKFADVPADSWYAAAVGTASEAGLITGFEDGTFRPGDRITREQAMNIIAKAMKLTGLAEQTGTVDTAGVLAAFTDASRTGAWAKDSLALAASAGLITGRGGNKLEAKANVTRAEVAVLIQRLLQKSELID; translated from the coding sequence ATGTTTAAGAAATTGGGGAAGATCGGGCTGGCTGTGGTATTGGTGATCGGGCTGCTGCCCATGATGTCACTCCGTGCCTATGCGGCGGTGCCGTCGTTCAATGAAGCGGCTGATTTTGTCATTGAGCCTCCGGTTACGTATTCGGCAGGCAAGAATCTGGCGGATGCGCAGGGCCTGCAGGATGGAAGTACGGCGGTTCTGCTGAATTCATTCGTTTATCAGGGGAATTCTTACACGGCCTCTAATTTCTTAAGGGTTTTTAACAGCGCAGGAACGCTTATAACGGACGTTAACCTGGGCAACCTGATGGACACCTATTACAAAATGACGTATGTGAGTATGCTTGCTCTCAATAACGGCAATCTGCTGATTATGTACAGTAAAAGCGACTCTGGCCAGAACAACCTGCAGCTAGGCACAGTTACTGAGAGTACGCCAAATGCCTATTTCATGGTGCTGGATAAGAACGGCCAGAAGGTGACCGGCCAGACCCGGCTGAATACCTTCAGTGCGGCCAGTCTGCCGCAGCTAACGCGCTTTGTATCTGCGGCGGAGTTATCTAACGGCGATATCGCTTTTTCCTGGCAACGAAATGACAATAAAAGCACGGTTACCCGTGTGTTCACTGCTGCGGGCGTACCGGTGTCAAGCGAAACCCTGCTGGTAGATGCTAATGCGAGCATGTCCTACGTAGCTGCTGGTGACGGCGTGTATATGGCGGCTTACAATTCAGGACCCTCGAACGATAATATCTTTCTCCAGTTATTTAATAACAGCGGAACCTCCATAACCACTATTAATATTGGAGCGAGAACGAATGAGAAGCAGTTGTATCTGTCAACGCTGAGCAACGGGAATTTCATGTTCAGTCAATACAGCTGGCAAACCGGAATCACCAGTGTCTCCCTATATGACAACGCGGGTGTAAGCCAAGGCGGATTTACCGTAAATGGTTCTCTGGGCGTAGCATCTGCCGCTGTCTATAAGAAAGGCGCACTGCCGGGATTCGTTACAGTAAGCACCGACGCTGCATCGAATCAGGCTATTAATGATGCCTATAACTACGGTACAGAGTGGGCGGGAACCCAGTACGCTTACCTGAATTACTATGACAATGACGGGACCCTGCTGTATACAACCGACCAGCCTGTGGATTCCGCTCCGGCCGTATTTCAGGGATACAATGAAGACAGCTGGATGTTCGATGTGGAATATTCTCCGAAGTTCGCTGTATATCCGGCCTTCGGCGACAAGATTGTTTTCATCACAACGGATAATACAGATGCCACTCATTTCAGAATCACCGGCAAGCTGTTCAACAGAGAGGTCTTAACTCCGGTCGTGCTGCAATCGGCTGTAGCGGACGGTGTGCCGGGAACAACCACTTCAACGAAGATTGACCTGACCTTCGATGCTGCGCTTACCGGACTGACGGCAGACGATATCACCATTACAGCTGGTACAGGCTCTGCGGTAAAAGGTTCCTTGAGCGGGTCAGGAACCGCCTGGAGCCTTGCGCTTACTTCAGTGACCGGCGAGGGCGATGTATCCGTGGCTGTGAATTCGCCAAGCGGATACACAGTCAGCGGTTCGCCGCTGACGGCAACCGTATCGCTGTTCAAGCCAGCGCCGGAGCCGACTCCGGCAGCGGTGATCGACTACACAGCCGAGCAACTAAGCGGTCTGACGGCGAATGGCAAGTATACCGTGAACGGTACAGCGGTAACGGCGACTGCGGCTGGCACACTGGTGCTGGAGCAGAGCTGGCTGGGAGAGTCCCTGAGTATTGTGAAGCAGGGGAATGCTTCGACAACCGTAGACAGTGCGGCGCAGGTGCTGAGCATTCCATCCCGTCCGGCGACACCAACAGGTGTGACGGCAACGGATGAAATGGGAATAGAGGCGAACAACGGTACACTTACGAATGTGACTGCTGCGATGGAGTATAAGCAAGGCGCATTGGGAACATGGACGGATGTGACCGGTACAACGGTGACGGGGCTTGCTCCGGGTACGTACGAGGTCCGTGTGAAACGGACGGCGTCGTCTTTTGCCTCGGAAGCACATAGCGTAACGGTGAATGCATATGTGCCAACGGCAGAGACAACCCCGGCAGCGGTGATTGACTATGGGGCCGAGCAACTGGGCGGCCTGACGGCGAATGGCAAGTATACCGTGAACGGTACAGCGGTAACGGCGACTGCGGCTGGCACGCTGGCGCTGGAGCAGAGCTGGCTGGGAGAGTCCCTGAGTATTGTGAAGCAGGGGAATGCTACGACAACCGTAGACAGTGCGGCGCAGATGCTGAGCATTCCATCCCGTCCGGCGACACCAACAGGTGTGACGGCAACGGATGAAATGGGAATAGAGGCGAACAACGGTACACTTACGAATGTGACTGCTGCGATGGAGTATAAGCAAGGCGCATTGGGAACATGGACGGATGTGACGGATACAACGGTGACGGGGCTTGCTCCGGGTACGTACGAGGTCCGTGTGAAACGGACGGCGTCGTCTTTTGCCTCGGAAGCACATAGTGTAACGGTAAATGCCTACGTGCCAATGGTAGAGACGATCCCAGCAGCGGTGATTGACTATGGGGCCGAGCAACTGAGCGGTCTGATGGCGAATGGTCTCTATACGGTGAATGGCACGTTATCGATATACGCGGATGCGGCGGGCAAGCTGGCACTGGATAGCTCTTGGCTCGGAACTTCTCTGAGCCTTGTGAAGCAGGGAAATGCGTCCACGACCATTGATAGTGCAGCGCAAACCGTGAGCATTCCTGTTCGTCCGGCAGCACCTGCCGGAGTTGCAGCAACGGATGAGACGGCGATTAATGCGAAGAACGGTACGCTTACGAATGTGACTGCGGCCATGGAGTACAAGCAAGGTGCCGCAGGCGTATGGATGGATGTGACGGGTACAACGGTGACGGGGCTTGCTCCGGGTACGTACTACGTCCAGACCAAGGCGACTTTGACGGCTTTTGCTTCGGAAGCACAAAGCGTGAATGTGGTAGCATATGTAGCGATACCGGAAGCCATTCCGGCAGCGGTCATTGACTACGAAGCTGAACAGCTGAGCGGTCTGACGGCGAACGGTATGTATACACTGAATGGTACGTTGACAGTAACAGTGGATGCAGACGGTAAGCTGGCACTGGATAACGGCTGGCTGGGCAGTTCCCTTAGTCTTGTGAAGCAGGGGAATGCGTCAACGACCATCGACAGTGCGGCGCAGACCCTGACCATTCCTGCCCGCCCGGCAGCACCTGCCGGAATGGCGGCAACGGATGAGACGGCGATTAACGCGAAGAACGGTACGATCACGAATGTGACAACAGCCATGGAGTATAAAAAAGGTTCAGCAGGCGCTTGGACAGATGTCACAGGCACTAGCGTAAGCGGGTTAGTCCCGGATACGTACTATGTCCGTACGAAGGGTACGGTGACTGCTTTTGCCTCGGAAGCACAAGCTGTAACAGTGAATGCCTACGTGCCCATTCTGGAAGCCACGCCAACAGCGGTCATTGACTACGAAGCTGAACAGCTGAGCGGTCTGACGGCGAACGGTACGTATACAGTGAATGGTTCGTTGACAGTAACAGCGGATGTTGACGGTAAGCTGGCACTGGATAACTCTTGGCTGGGCAGCTCTCTGAGCCTAGTGAAGCAGGGGAATGCGTCAACGACCATAGATAGTGCGGCGCAGACCGTGACTATTCCTGCCCGTCCGGCAGCACCTGCGGGTGTAGCTTCAACGGACGAAACGGCGATTCATGCGAAGGATGGCACGCTCACGAATGTGACTACAGCCATGGAATATAAAAAAGGTACAGCAAGCGCATGGACAGATGTTCCAGGCACCACCGTTACAGGCCTTGCACCAGGCATTTATGATGTCCGCACGAAGGCGACAGCAACGGCGTTCAGCTCAGCTGCGGTGGAAGTGACAGTGACCTCCTTTGCATCTGAGGCGGAAGTGACGCCTGCGGCGGTGATTGATTACGCCGCTGAGCGATTGACAGGTCTGATTCCAGAAGGGGTATACACCGTAAATGGTATGGCTGTAACGGCCGCCACAGATGGAACGTTGCTGCTAGACAGCAGCTGGCTGGGTACCACCCTAATTATCGTGAAGACGGGCGACGGGGTGACCACCACCGATAGTGAAACGCAAGTGTTGAGTATTCCCGCGCGTCAGGCCGCTCCAGTCGGAGTGAGTGTAACGGATGTCACCTATAACGGAGCCAATGACGGAACACTGCAGAATCTGACCGTCCAGATGGAATACCAGATTGGGGACACAGAGGCTTGGACAGAAGTTACAGACACTTCGATTACCGGCCTTGCACCGGGCACGTATTATGTGCGGGTGAAGGCTACGTCAACGGACTTTGCTTCTGCTATTGCTCAGGTGACTGTGCATGACTCGGATGCCGTGATCCCGGCGGCTCCAGAAGTGGTGGCGGATGATCTGAACAATACGATTATAGGTCTGAACACCAGCATGGAATTCTCCGTGGATGACGGACCTTTCGTACGTTATGACGGAACGAACCTGCCGGATCTTAGCGGTGAGCATACCGTGAAGGTACGGGTGGCGGCCAGCGGATCGCTTCCGGCGGGACCGGCAACTACGCTGACTTTTACAACGAATGTCTTGGTCCCTGCCGGGGACTTGGCTGTGAGTGCCAGTGATCCGAGTGGTGCAGAGAGTAACGGCTATACACAAATCAAGGTTACGCCTGCACCGGCTGATGGACATAAGCTGCTGTATAAGAATTTTGGTGCTGGCAGCATCATCGTGCCGAATGTGGGAGATCTCCTGAGCGGATACACGCTTGTAGGCAGTGAAGGGCTGATTCCGGCAGCCGATGGAGATACGCTTGGCATTGCTGAGGTAGATGCAGAAGGTAGGGTGGTAAAATACGGCAGCGTAATTGCAGTAGTTACGATGACTACTCCGGTAACGCCAACTCCCGAGCCAGTCAGCCCGGGAAGCGGAAATAACCCAAGTCCCGGGACCCCTTCCGGGAATCCGTCCAGTACGGTCACCGATGTGATTGTCCTGGTGAACGGCAAAGAGGAGAACGCGGGCAAAGCAACGACCACGACCTCCGGTAACCTTAGAACAACGACCATCGCCGTAGATCCGGTCAGATTGCAGGCGAAGCTGGATGCGGAAGGGAATGGGGCTGTAGTAACTATTCCGATGATGCTGGATTCGAATGTGATTGTCGGCGAATTGAGCGGCCAGATGATCAAGAATATGGAGAATGTGGCGGCAACCCTGGTGCTTCAGACCAGCAAGGGAAGCTATACGTTACCTGCATCCGAGATTAACATCGGCGCATTGGCCGCAAGATTAGGTAACGGGACTAAGCTGGAGGATATTACGCTGAGAATTACCATTGGTGATGCTTCGGCTGCCATGAATCAGTTGGTCACCGCTGCGGCAAGCAGGGGCGGCCTCACCCTTGCAGCGCCAGCCCTGGATTTCATAGTTACCGCTTCTTCCGGGACCTCGACAGTAGAGTTGAACCGGTTCAATGCTTATGTATCGCGGACAGTGGCGCTTCCGCAGGGGATTAACCCGAACCGGCTTACAACAGGTATCGTTGTCGATCCGGATGGAACGGTTCGTCATGTACCCACCAGAATCATCCTGAAGGATGGTAATTATTACGCAGAGATCAACAGTCTGACCAACAGCACCTATTCGGTGGTCTGGCATCCGCTGACGTTCGCGGATGTGGAGAAGCATTGGGCGAAGAATGCTGTGAATGACATGGGCTCCCGTCTGGTCATTAACGGGGTGAACGAATCCGCGTTCAACCCGAACGCCGACATCACCCGGGCAGAGTTCGCAGCGATTATCGTACGCGGTCTGGGCCTGAAGCTGGGCGAAGAGACCGCGAAGTTTGCAGATGTTCCGGCGGATAGCTGGTATGCAGCAGCAGTCGGGACAGCCTCCGAAGCGGGTCTGATCACCGGCTTCGAGGACGGAACCTTCCGTCCCGGAGACCGGATCACACGCGAGCAGGCCATGAACATCATCGCTAAGGCGATGAAGCTGACAGGTCTCGCAGAACAGACCGGCACAGTGGACACCGCAGGCGTGCTTGCCGCCTTCACGGATGCAAGCCGCACGGGAGCCTGGGCGAAGGATAGCCTGGCGCTCGCAGCATCCGCCGGCTTAATCACCGGCCGCGGCGGCAATAAGCTGGAGGCCAAAGCCAACGTTACCCGCGCAGAAGTGGCGGTGCTGATCCAGCGTCTGCTCCAGAAGTCGGAGCTGATTGATTAA
- a CDS encoding NUDIX domain-containing protein, which produces MFIVNVEGAIYKDGKWLVITRSTKEEHAGGTLALVGGKVDVEGNTLEILERTVKRECDEEVGIMIKDAVTFVYSSSFVTEDGRHVINMVFLCEYESGTATNRSPDEVEAVHWMTHDEIMDHPLTPPWTKESIRRVALARK; this is translated from the coding sequence ATGTTCATTGTTAACGTAGAAGGTGCAATCTATAAGGATGGTAAATGGCTTGTGATTACTAGAAGTACCAAAGAAGAACATGCCGGAGGGACTCTGGCTCTTGTAGGGGGAAAAGTGGACGTTGAAGGCAATACGCTCGAAATCCTCGAACGGACGGTAAAGCGCGAATGCGATGAGGAGGTTGGCATCATGATCAAGGATGCGGTTACTTTTGTGTATAGCTCCTCCTTCGTAACTGAGGATGGGCGCCATGTCATCAATATGGTGTTCCTATGTGAATATGAGAGTGGTACAGCCACTAACCGGAGTCCTGATGAAGTCGAAGCCGTACATTGGATGACCCACGATGAAATCATGGATCATCCCCTGACCCCTCCCTGGACCAAAGAAAGTATAAGAAGAGTAGCACTGGCAAGAAAATAA
- a CDS encoding IS3 family transposase, which yields MKNTDQRQDSTEPVSANEEELTRLQKSLPEHPLSKSLRFQFIEDHRSEFPVEKMCKVLEVSRSGFYKWRNAEVSNQAKRKALLLTRITDLFEANHGQFGSPRITLLLREEGYIISERTVGKFMKELGLRSSYSLRTNKPMED from the coding sequence ATGAAAAACACAGATCAAAGGCAGGATTCGACAGAGCCGGTGTCAGCAAATGAAGAGGAGCTTACCCGCCTGCAAAAGAGTCTGCCTGAGCACCCGCTGTCCAAGTCCCTGCGGTTCCAGTTCATCGAAGACCACCGCTCCGAGTTCCCTGTAGAGAAGATGTGCAAGGTGCTTGAAGTCTCACGAAGCGGATTCTACAAATGGAGAAATGCCGAGGTCAGCAACCAGGCGAAGCGCAAGGCTCTGCTGCTGACGCGGATCACCGACCTTTTCGAAGCTAACCATGGCCAATTCGGCAGTCCCAGAATCACCCTTCTCTTAAGAGAAGAAGGCTACATTATCAGCGAACGGACCGTAGGCAAGTTCATGAAGGAGCTTGGTTTACGCTCGTCCTACTCCCTGCGGACGAATAAACCTATGGAAGACTGA
- a CDS encoding AraC family transcriptional regulator, which translates to MPRKKKPVIEYRHYSLPIHFPVLLLSGERWKISDIKSEHLHFHNHLEIGICYSDSGIMEIKGESVPFAAGDVTFLPRYLPHTTYSSPGEASLWSYLFFSPEDLFQHSFKSAYSNFEPNLWAVQGSNCILSREKHPLVYTLATSIVLELQQQKPYYQESAYGLLLSLYIELLRIHSTNEALSGQEAGHSLKSDFVISPALEYITRNYMTPMTIDDLAELCHLSTTHFRRKFHDIMGTAPLDFLSSTRIEEACKQLKSTEDSILEISEKVGFHSISSFNRCFSKLMGIPPKEWRKGAQSEAQSAKASILEFTGWV; encoded by the coding sequence ATGCCCAGAAAAAAGAAACCCGTCATCGAATACCGACACTACAGCCTGCCGATCCATTTCCCTGTTCTGCTGCTCAGCGGCGAACGCTGGAAGATCTCCGATATCAAGAGCGAGCACCTGCATTTCCACAACCATCTGGAGATCGGGATCTGCTATTCAGATAGCGGGATTATGGAGATTAAGGGCGAGAGCGTGCCTTTTGCTGCCGGGGATGTGACCTTCCTGCCGCGGTATCTGCCCCATACGACGTACAGTTCGCCGGGTGAGGCCAGTCTGTGGTCCTATCTGTTTTTCTCGCCGGAGGATCTGTTTCAGCATTCCTTCAAGAGCGCCTACAGCAACTTCGAGCCGAATCTTTGGGCGGTGCAGGGCAGCAATTGTATCCTAAGCAGGGAAAAGCACCCCCTGGTCTATACGCTGGCTACCTCCATCGTCCTCGAATTGCAGCAGCAGAAGCCTTACTATCAGGAGAGTGCGTACGGCTTATTGCTGTCCCTGTACATAGAGCTGCTCCGCATTCATTCTACGAACGAAGCCTTGAGCGGCCAGGAGGCCGGGCATAGCCTGAAGAGCGATTTCGTGATCTCCCCTGCGCTGGAGTATATCACCAGGAACTATATGACGCCGATGACCATTGATGATCTGGCCGAGCTGTGCCACTTAAGCACCACCCACTTCCGCCGCAAATTCCATGACATCATGGGCACCGCCCCCCTGGATTTCCTGAGCAGCACCCGGATTGAGGAAGCCTGCAAGCAGCTTAAGAGCACCGAGGATTCGATTCTGGAGATCTCAGAGAAGGTCGGCTTCCACTCCATCTCCAGCTTCAACCGCTGCTTCTCCAAGCTGATGGGCATCCCTCCCAAGGAATGGCGCAAGGGTGCGCAGTCGGAGGCGCAATCGGCGAAGGCGAGTATTTTGGAGTTCACGGGGTGGGTGTGA
- a CDS encoding glycoside hydrolase family 88 protein, whose product MLQVKYNRDEILSVIDKVARKTLAMDLTWEWPCGVAYYGVSRAYQTTGNQEYLNQLVKWVDEYIELGLPDWTVNTCAMGHMLITLYEETGDQKYWDIVMSKIGYIRGSALRFGDQVLQHTVSVSNDFPEQAWADTLFMAAFFLLRVGSKLEDQELIQDALNQYYWHIKYLQDPGTGLWFHGYNHVKQDHMSGLYWGRANAWGAYTMSQVKPLLKEWYLYPQCMDVECSLRDQLAALKLVQTENGQWRTLLDDEESYEEVSASCGIAAAMVNNGNPLHTKYVQKALKGILENITEDGRVLNVSGGTAVMKDREGYRHIPKDWTQGWGQGLALAFLSDLLK is encoded by the coding sequence ATGCTTCAAGTTAAATATAACCGGGATGAAATCTTAAGTGTAATCGATAAGGTTGCAAGGAAGACACTGGCGATGGATTTAACGTGGGAGTGGCCTTGCGGCGTTGCCTATTACGGGGTGTCCAGAGCCTACCAGACCACGGGGAACCAGGAGTACCTGAACCAGCTGGTGAAGTGGGTGGATGAATATATCGAACTGGGGCTGCCCGACTGGACGGTCAACACCTGTGCAATGGGCCATATGTTGATCACCTTGTACGAAGAGACCGGAGACCAGAAGTACTGGGATATTGTGATGAGTAAAATCGGCTATATCCGGGGGAGCGCGCTGCGGTTCGGGGATCAGGTATTGCAGCATACGGTCTCGGTGTCCAATGACTTCCCGGAGCAGGCCTGGGCGGATACGCTGTTCATGGCGGCGTTCTTCCTGCTGCGTGTGGGCAGCAAGCTGGAGGATCAGGAGCTGATCCAGGACGCGCTTAACCAGTATTACTGGCATATCAAGTACTTACAGGACCCGGGCACCGGCCTCTGGTTCCACGGCTATAACCATGTGAAGCAGGACCATATGTCCGGGCTGTACTGGGGCCGGGCGAACGCCTGGGGAGCCTATACAATGTCGCAGGTGAAGCCGCTGCTTAAGGAGTGGTACCTGTACCCGCAGTGTATGGATGTGGAGTGCTCGCTCCGGGATCAGCTGGCGGCGTTGAAGCTGGTGCAGACGGAGAACGGCCAGTGGCGTACGCTGCTGGATGATGAGGAGTCCTATGAAGAGGTATCGGCATCCTGCGGGATCGCGGCGGCCATGGTGAATAACGGCAATCCGCTACATACCAAATATGTGCAAAAGGCTCTGAAGGGCATTCTGGAGAACATCACTGAAGACGGACGCGTATTGAACGTATCGGGCGGCACCGCCGTCATGAAGGACCGTGAAGGGTACCGCCATATTCCCAAAGACTGGACTCAGGGCTGGGGCCAGGGCCTCGCGCTTGCGTTCCTGTCAGATTTGCTCAAATAG